The following proteins are encoded in a genomic region of Candidatus Hydrogenedentota bacterium:
- the rpsK gene encoding 30S ribosomal protein S11, which produces MARRTTKVAKEKRKSKIKKRKVHLNITSGVAHIQATFNNTIISITDPQGNVVSWCSAGQVGFSGSRKSTAFAAQLAAEQAGKKALDMGLREVRAYVNGPGSGRESAIRAIQACGLNVTLIRDVTPIPHNGCRSPKRRRV; this is translated from the coding sequence ATTGCCAGGAGAACAACGAAGGTGGCTAAAGAAAAACGCAAATCTAAGATTAAGAAACGTAAAGTACATCTGAATATCACTTCAGGCGTTGCCCATATTCAGGCAACGTTTAACAACACCATTATTTCCATTACCGATCCGCAGGGCAATGTCGTTTCTTGGTGTAGCGCGGGTCAAGTCGGTTTTTCCGGATCCCGTAAAAGCACCGCCTTTGCAGCCCAGTTGGCAGCGGAGCAGGCCGGTAAAAAAGCTTTGGATATGGGGTTGCGCGAAGTGCGCGCTTATGTCAATGGTCCCGGCTCCGGTCGCGAATCTGCTATTCGCGCAATCCAAGCTTGTGGGCTCAACGTCACGTTGATTCGTGATGTGACTCCTATCCCTCATAACGGATGCCGTTCTCCGAAAAGGCGGCGCGTCTGA